One genomic segment of Komagataella phaffii GS115 chromosome 4, complete sequence includes these proteins:
- a CDS encoding Large subunit of the dynactin complex: MKVGERIQVKGVDGVVRFKGQTQFADGEWVGVELDQPTGKNNGSVQGVQYFTIGKPDANDTTNLYGIFVRSTILEAPDNSRLKQIVSKLQEKLQRYKATQLDHLKEINDLKERNKELQSELEEVQIQLEMDFVDKELLEEKNRDLTIRLEEITDQFTDLQKDNNLLQEELQLNNDLESEQSGLDEETNHDALLKKVKKFELALLQLKKVSSANESQYIKRIAQLEEKLSTLSSIEIKYEDALAALSESQEKVNDLKNNLESFDNSEEVIERLIQQNVDLQEKVTTLQESISELEQLEKLDKDLEENYLQMENDLTTEIYNLKTEKETLAAKLSLLEKENKALTEVIETKSTTKSRINANSSEVFGNREKDSLLHTISDLKAKLYKLNDECVGHKLSSIFQDLTRQEFESMNRVMKLFLPADEDFSLNTLKLVSTLMKYARLFSILTEEELSPVILNHDIVFSRLTVENFSLIKELEIMFRIDCIYYSVNSSFLPDISAKQISDSLSQLLELLKNSDIKELQAVLLQTKKLWEPFSVIKKDNEEQNILITHLQTTHRLSQVYLRNVQKARNMIAQIKSVSSNSQLSKIAQFHLHTSLQILDSVEDRILSVYNEFLPNHFPSQIKTINEEIATDKSTTQALQGLVDKVTILDLKGSDNLDEMVNSFLESLNLDNLRTLEKFVQEWKPVDLGVELEATWLNQAKLVRESWSQLSGISELKESLSQLTSEMNNKEQTIEYLELKVALSEQKFKLLVKQHEEEMEDIKSSHELELQSEKLNRNSNYLDSVPETFGGKEYLEQTAQFKQTLDNLTDLYCSDEVLVCPDIKIPNYKIPTKYMEEIKHIGSLRDELMANKFGVLRIADNKDSFGYKVRLLKETYGEILERYAQY, translated from the coding sequence ATGAAAGTGGGAGAGAGAATTCAGGTGAAGGGGGTCGATGGGGTTGTAAGGTTCAAAGGCCAGACCCAATTTGCTGATGGTGAGTGGGTTGGGGTGGAACTGGATCAGCCAACTGGCAAAAACAATGGATCAGTTCAGGGAGTCCAATATTTCACTATAGGTAAACCAGATGCCAACGATACCACCAATCTCTACGGCATATTTGTAAGAAGCACCATCTTGGAAGCCCCAGATAATAGCAGGCTGAAGCAAATTGTGTCCAAActtcaagagaaacttcaaagatatAAGGCCACTCAATTGgatcatttgaaagaaataaatGATCTGAAAGAGAGGAACAAAGAATTGCAGAGtgaattggaagaagtaCAAATTCAACTAGAGATGGATTTTGTGGACAAGGAACTGCTGGAGGAAAAGAATCGTGATTTGACTATTCGATTGGAGGAGATAACAGACCAATTTACTGACCTTCAAAAGGATAACAATCTACTCCAAGAAGAGTTACAATTGAACAATGACCTAGAAAGTGAGCAATCAGGACTGGATGAGGAAACTAACCATGAtgctttgttgaaaaaggtCAAGAAATTTGAACTTGCACTGCTGCAACTTAAGAAAGTCTCTTCTGCTAATGAGTCGCAGTACATAAAAAGAATTGCCCAATTAGAGGAGAAACTGTCTACactatcatcaattgaaatCAAATATGAAGATGCTTTGGCTGCTCTTAGTGAATCGCAGGAAAAAGTAAATGATCTCAAGAATaacttggaaagttttgaCAATTCAGAAGAAGTCATCGAGAGACTTATTCAACAAAATGTGGATTTACAAGAGAAAGTCACAACCCTACAAGAATCTATTTCTGAACTGGAGCAGTTGGAGAAGTTAGACAAGGATTTGGAGGAAAACTACCTTCAAATGGAGAATGACTTAACGACGGAGATCTATAATTTGAAGACAGAAAAAGAGACACTTGCTGCAAAGCTTTCTCTATTAGAGAAGGAGAACAAAGCGCTCACCGAGGTGATTGAAACAAAAAGCACTACCAAAAGTAGGATCAACGCCAATAGTAGTGAGGTTTTTGGAAACAGGGAAAAGGACTCCCTTTTGCACACTATAAGTGATTTGAAAGCTAAGCTCTACAAGTTAAATGACGAATGTGTAGGGCATAAACTGAGTagcatttttcaagatttaACCAGACAGGAATTTGAATCGATGAATCGAGtgatgaaactgtttctacctgctgatgaagatttCTCTCTgaatactttgaaattggtaTCGACGTTAATGAAGTATGCCAGGCTTTTCAGTATCCTCACTGAGGAGGAGCTATCTCCAGTTATTTTGAATCATGATATTGTATTTAGCAGACTCACTGTTGAGAACTTTTCGTTGATTAAGGAGCTGGAGATTATGTTCAGGATCGATTGTATATACTACAGTGTCAACAGCTCTTTCTTACCAGACATTTCAGCGAAGCAGATCTCAGACTCCCTTTCACAACTACTTGAGTTGCTGAAGAACTCCGATATCAAAGAGTTACAAGCAGTATTATTGcaaacaaaaaaattgtGGGAACCATTTTCCGTTATAAAGAAGGATAACGAAGAGCAAAATATACTGATCactcatcttcaaacaacTCATCGACTCTCGCAAGTGTATTTAAGGAATGTTCAAAAAGCTAGAAATATGATAGCCCAAATCAAGTCGGTGAGCTCCAATTCACAACTATCCAAAATCGCCCAGTTCCATCTTCACACATCTTTGCAGATCCTTGATTCCGTAGAGGATCGTATCCTCAGTGTCTATAATGAATTTCTTCCTAACCATTTTCCTTCCCAGATAAAAACTATAAATGAAGAGATTGCCACGGACAAAAGTACCACTCAAGCTTTGCAAGGTTTGGTTGATAAAGTAACCATTCTAGATTTGAAGGGGAGCGACAATTTAGATGAAATGGTGAATTCATTCCTTGAATCGTTGAACCTAGATAATCTGCGGACACTTGAGAAATTTGTCCAGGAATGGAAACCAGTTGATCTAGGGGTAGAGTTAGAGGCCACTTGGTTGAACCAAGCAAAGCTAGTTCGTGAATCGTGGAGTCAGTTATCTGGGATCTCAGAATTGAAGGAATCGTTATCCCAGCTAACATCAGAGATGAATAATAAAGAGCAAACAATTGAATACCTTGAGCTGAAAGTGGCCCTATCAGAACAGAAATTTAAACTTCTCGTTAAACAGCACGAAGAAGAGATGGAAGATATCAAATCAAGCCATGAATTAGAGCTGCAATCCGAGAAGCTGAACAGAAATTCTAACTATCTTGATTCGGTACCAGAAACTTTTGGTGGGAAAGAGTATCTTGAACAGACAGCTCAATTCAAACAAACTCTTGACAATCTGACAGACTTATATTGTTCGGATGAAGTCCTGGTGTGTCCAGATATTAAGATTCCCAATTACAAGATTCCAACAAAATATATGGAAGAGATCAAGCACATTGGGTCGCTTCGTGACGAACTCATGGCAAATAAGTTTGGAGTTTTGAGAATTGCAGATAATAAAGACTCGTTTGGTTACAAAGTTCgacttttgaaggagaCTTATGGAGAGATTTTAGAGAGATATGCCCAATATTAG
- a CDS encoding Component of the TOM (translocase of outer membrane) complex, with translation MSTPNPSPLGTDISKLAIPTLPGNFPPETQKSGFWSSNPIFYYLNNVYSSVSEHRQSLNLVNPGVFENLTKEVSRDVFLNQYFFTGLRADLNKAFIMNPVFQISHALSIGSEQIPPYAFSALYANDNLFLQGNLDNNFSLSGRLHYGWDKHNITKATLQIVKDQPTMAQLEQDYQGNDFSFNFKALNPSILDGRFTGVAVGSLLQALTPKLAVGLESVYSVQHPSYPAEAAVSYVARYNNTNWIATAQLQAQGSLSTSFWRKVTENVEAGIETNLQATMKPLTDPIMGAPVGFQPVIEGTTTLGAKYEFRQSVFRGQIDSQGKVACFLEKRILPTVSILFSGELNHFDNTSKLGLGLQLESAGSEELMKMQQGLIDQNGNPIPGAPQTL, from the coding sequence ATGTCAACTCCCAATCCTAGTCCTCTTGGAACCGATATATCCAAACTGGCCATTCCCACATTGCCAGGAAACTTTCCTCCAGAGACACAGAAGTCTGGATTTTGGTCATCCAACCCCATTTTCTACTACCTGAACAACGTTTACTCTTCAGTGTCAGAGCACCGTCAgtctttgaacttggtCAACCCAGGGGTCTTTGAGAACCTCACAAAGGAAGTCAGCCGTGATGTTTTCCTCAACCAATACTTTTTTACAGGACTGAGAGCAGACCTCAACAAGGCCTTCATTATGAACCCAGTGTTCCAGATTTCTCATGCTTTGTCTATTGGATCCGAACAAATCCCACCATATGCATTTAGTGCCTTATACGCCAACGACAACCTGTTCTTGCAAGGTAACTTGGACaacaacttttcattgtctGGTAGATTACACTACGGATGGGATAAGCACAACATCACTAAAGCAACTTTGCAAATTGTTAAGGACCAACCAACCATGGCTCAACTGGAGCAAGACTACCAGGGTAATGacttttccttcaacttCAAGGCTTTGAACCCTTCTATTCTAGACGGCCGTTTTACCGGTGTTGCCGTTGGATCTCTCCTACAAGCTTTAACCCCAAAGTTGGCCGTTGGTCTGGAATCTGTATACTCTGTCCAACATCCTTCTTACCCAGCTGAAGCTGCTGTTTCTTATGTTGCCCGTTATAACAATACTAACTGGATTGCTACCGCTCAGTTGCAAGCTCAAGGTTCTTTGAGCACCTCTTTCTGGAGAAAGGTTACCGAAAACGTGGAAGCTGGTATTGAGACCAACTTACAAGCCACTATGAAGCCTTTGACGGACCCAATCATGGGTGCCCCAGTTGGCTTTCAGCCAGTTATCGAGGGAACCACCACTCTTGGTGCCAAATACGAATTCAGACAATCTGTATTTAGAGGCCAGATCGACTCTCAAGGTAAAGTCGCTTGcttcttggagaagagAATCCTCCCTACTGTTTCCATTTTATTCAGTGGTGAGTTGAACCACTTTGACAACACTTCCAAATTGGGTCTTGGTTTGCAATTGGAGAGCGCTGGCTCCGAAgaactgatgaagatgcAACAAGGTTTGATTGATCAGAACGGAAACCCTATTCCTGGAGCTCCTCAGACTTTATAA
- a CDS encoding Mitochondrial ribosomal protein of the large subunit has product MNTQRGNRPMKFELLNEQKQEIREAFSLFDMNNDGYLDYHELKVALKALGFDLPKREVLEIIHTYDTDNKKLISYDDFFGVVGDKISKRDPLDEIRRAFRLFDDDGTGKISLKNLRRVAKELGENLTDEELRAMIDEFDLDEDGESKYLQQPTDPLIAITY; this is encoded by the exons ATGAACACACAGAGAGGGAATCGTCCCATGAAATTTGAACTCCTCAATGAGCAAAAGCAGGAGATTAGAGAGGCT TTCAGTTTATTTGATATGAATAACGATGGATATCTAGACTACCACGAATTGAAGGTAGCATTGAAGGCATTAGGATTTGATCTTCCAAAACGAGAAGTGCTGGAGATTATTCACACGTATGACACGGATAACAAGAAACTGATCAGTTATGACGATTTTTTTGGTGTTGTTGGGGACAAGATATCTAAGAGAGATCCACTGGATGAAATCCGTCGTGCTTTCAGATTATTCGACGATGATGGGACAGGAAAAATAAG CTTGAAGAATCTACGAAGAGTTGCCAAGGAGTTAGGGGAAAACCTGACAGATGAGGAACTACGAGCCATGATTGACGAATTTGATTTGGACGAAGATGGAGAAAGTaagtatcttcaacaacCAACTGATCCCTTGATAGCAATAACGTATTAA
- a CDS encoding One of six ATPases of the 19S regulatory particle of the 26S proteasome: MSEEQDPLLAALNENDARGDAETQQAPVDEERERALIQFKNKLLEHRDWESKLREMRLGIRGLEKDFQKTEDDIKALQSVGQLIGEVLKQLTEEKFIVKTSAGPRYIVGCRSTINRESLKQGVRVALDMTTLTIMRILPREVDPLVYNMTTFEPGEISFGGVGGLSEQIRELREVIELPLKNPELFLRVGIKPPKGVLLYGPPGTGKTLLAKAVAATIGANFIFSPASAIVDKYIGESARLIREMFSYAKEHEPCIIFMDEVDAIGGRRFSEGTSADREIQRTLMELLNQMDGFDYLGQTKVIMATNRPDTLDPALLRAGRLDRKIEIPLPNESGRLEVFKIHTANVKKHGEFDFEAVVKMSDGFNGADIRNVVTEAGFFAIREDRDYIQQNDLLKAVRKVVETKKLEGKLEYEKL, encoded by the coding sequence ATGAGTGAAGAACAGGACCCTTTGTTGGCCGCTTTGAACGAGAATGACGCTCGTGGTGATGCTGAAACACAACAAGCTCCTGTAGACGAAGAAAGGGAAAGGGCTCTGATACAATTCAAGAATAAGCTCCTTGAACATCGTGATTGGGAGTCCAAGCTTAGAGAAATGAGATTGGGTATACGAGGACTGGAGAAGGATTTTCAGAAGACAGAAGATGATATCAAAGCTTTACAAAGTGTGGGACAACTGATTGGAGAGGTTTTAAAGCAGCtgacagaagaaaaattcaTTGTTAAAACTTCAGCTGGTCCTAGATACATTGTTGGTTGTAGAAGTACGATAAACAGAGAGAGTTTGAAACAGGGGGTGCGTGTTGCACTGGATATGACTACACTAACCATCATGCGTATATTACCAAGAGAAGTTGATCCGCTGGTGTATAACATGACCACGTTTGAACCTGGGGAAATCTCTTTTGGAGGTGTTGGTGGATTATCTGAGCAAATTAGAGAATTGCGTGAGGTTATAGAGttacctttgaaaaaccCAGAGTTATTCCTTAGAGTGGGTATCAAGCCTCCAAAGGGTGTTTTATTGTATGGTCCTCCTGGTACGGGTAAGACCTTGTTGGCCAAGGCAGTAGCAGCGACCATTGGGGccaatttcattttttcccCTGCCTCTGCTATTGTTGACAAGTATATTGGTGAGTCTGCCAGGTTAATCAGGGAAATGTTCAGTTATGCCAAGGAGCATGAACCATGTATCATCTTCATGGATGAAGTTGACGCCATTGGTGGAAGGAGGTTCTCTGAGGGTACTTCTGCTGATAGAGAGATTCAGCGTACTCTGATGGAATTGCTGAACCAGATGGACGGTTTCGATTACCTGGGACAAACCAAAGTCATTATGGCAACAAACAGACCTGATACATTAGATCCTGCTCTATTACGTGCCGGAAGATTGGATAGAAAGATAGAAATTCCTTTGCCCAACGAAAGTGGTAGGTTAGAGGTTTTCAAGATTCACACAGCAAATGTCAAGAAACATGGAGAGTTTGACTTCGAAGCTGTAGTCAAGATGTCAGATGGTTTCAACGGTGCTGATATCCGTAATGTGGTTACTGAAGCAGGTTTTTTTGCTATCCGAGAAGATCGTGATTACATCCAACAGAATGATTTATTGAAGGCCGTGAGAAAAGTAGTAGAGACCAAGAAGCTGGAAGGAAAGCTTGAGTACGAGAAGCTGtaa
- a CDS encoding Cytosolic leucyl tRNA synthetase, ligates leucine to the appropriate tRNA: MSAPESKTIVLENTSRRDALIEIEKKYQKIWQDEKVFEVDAPTFEEEPYGIDSDELHRRRPKHFSSMAYPYMNGVLHAGHGFTLSKVEFANGFERMTGKKSLFPLGFHCTGMPISAAADKLAREIEQFGEDFSRFPADAEEEEEPAPKEVKQRDDLSKFSAKKSKVVAKQGRSKFQFEILQQLGIPDEEIPKFADPYYWLTYFPPLCQNDVTSFGARVDWRRSMITTDLNPYYDAFVRWQMNKLKEDGKIKFGKRYTIYSEKDGQPCMDHDRQSGEGVTPQEYTCIKIKITEFAPEAQGYLKQKNFDFASNEIFLVAATLRPETMYGQTCCFVSKKIDYGIFEAAQGQFYICTERAFKNMSFQGLTPQRGYYKPVVQINGSVLIGSKITAPLAAEKELRILPMDTILPNKGTGVVTCVPSDSPDDYINTRDLAHKSEYYGIKKEWVIEDFVALIRTEKYGDKCAEYLVNELKIKSPKDAVQLAKAKELAYKEGFYNGIMIYGKFTGEKVENAKRLVRDQMLEENTAFVYNEPEGVVMSRSGDECVVSLEDQWYLDYGEESWKALALECLDNMNLFSPETEHAFEGVLNWLKNWAVSRTYGLGTRIPWDKKYLVESLSDSTVYHSFYTFCHLLHSDYYGKEVGPLGITADQMTDDVFDYIFCRTEEIKSDIPAENLKKLRREFEYFYPLDISISGKDLIPNHLTFCIYVHTALFPKRFWPKGIRANGHLMLNNAKMSKSTGNFMTLHQIVEKFGADAARIALADAGDTTEDANLDESNANAAILRLFTFKEWAEEIVKNADSLRSGPIEKFFDVAFENEMNRLIEETYEQYSLTNFKSALKYGLFDYQTARDYYRESVGAGNMHRDLVLRYIETQVLMLAPVAPHFAEYIYREVLQNKGSVQFAAFPRASKPVAVSVTSALEYVKDLQRSIREVEGAGLKKKKGKQELDPSKPVKVTLYVASTFPEWQTQFIELVREAFEQQTLDDTKSLREKIEPKEIKRAMPFISILKQRLQQESPEVVFNREASFNEEETIKSVLHNLKRSPAILKVEQFQVISFKPGSKIGKDIETGGDIEITATGKVVDSAVPGEPGISIKNL, translated from the coding sequence TCTAAAGTTGAGTTTGCTAACGGTTTTGAAAGAATGACTGGTAAGAAGTCTCTTTTCCCACTTGGTTTCCACTGTACTGGTATGCCAATCAGTGCCGCTGCTGACAAGTTGGCCAGAGAAATTGAGCAGTTTGGTGAGGACTTTTCCAGATTCCCAGCTGATGctgaggaggaggaagaacCTGCCCCCAAAGAGGTTAAGCAGAGAGATGACCTGTCGAAGTTCAGTGCTAAAAAATCCAAGGTTGTAGCCAAACAGGGCAGAAGTaagtttcaatttgaaatcttACAGCAGCTGGGTATtccagatgaagaaattccAAAGTTTGCGGACCCATACTATTGGTTAACTTATTTTCCTCCCTTGTGTCAGAATGATGTTACTTCGTTTGGTGCCCGTGTTGACTGGCGTCGTTCCATGATCACCACTGACCTTAATCCCTATTATGATGCTTTTGTCAGGTGGCAAATGAACAAACTAAAGGAAGATGGAAAGATCAAATTTGGTAAGAGATACACTATTTACTCAGAAAAAGACGGTCAACCTTGTATGGATCACGACAGACAGTCTGGTGAAGGTGTCACTCCTCAAGAATACACCTGTATAAAAATCAAGATTACTGAATTTGCTCCCGAAGCTCAGGGATACctgaaacaaaagaattttgacTTCGCTTCTAACGAGATATTTTTGGTAGCTGCTACACTGAGACCAGAGACTATGTACGGTCAAACATGTTGTTTTGTctcaaaaaagattgattACGGTATTTTTGAAGCTGCTCAAGGGCAATTTTACATTTGTACTGAACGTGCGTTCAAGAATATGTCCTTCCAAGGTCTCACACCTCAACGTGGTTACTACAAGCCCGTGGTTCAAATTAATGGTTCCGTTTTGATCGGTTCTAAAATCACTGCTCCTTTGGCTGCTGAGAAAGAACTCAGAATTTTGCCTATGGATACCATCTTGCCAAACAAAGGAACTGGTGTCGTCACTTGTGTTCCGTCTGATTCTCCCGATGACTACATCAACACCAGGGACTTAGCCCACAAATCAGAGTACTATGGTATCAAGAAGGAATGGGTTATTGAAGACTTTGTCGCTTTGATTAGAACTGAGAAGTACGGTGACAAATGTGCTGAATATCTCGTAAACGAACTCAAAATCAAGTCGCCAAAAGACGCTGTTCAGTTGGCAAAGGCCAAGGAATTGGCTTACAAGGAAGGTTTCTACAACGGTATTATGATTTATGGTAAATTCACTGGTGAAAAGGTTGAGAATGCCAAGCGCTTAGTCAGAGACCAAATGCTTGAGGAGAACACTGCTTTCGTCTACAATGAGCCCGAGGGAGTTGTCATGTCTCGTTCTGGAGATGAATGTGTTGTTTCCTTAGAAGACCAATGGTATCTGGACTATGGTGAAGAAAGTTGGAAGGCGCTGGCACTTGAATGTCTTGACAATATGAACCTGTTCAGTCCTGAAACTGAGCATGCCTTTGAAGGTGTCTTAAACTGGCTGAAGAACTGGGCTGTGTCAAGAACGTACGGTTTAGGTACTCGTATCCCATGGGACAAGAAGTACCTTGTCGAGTCATTGTCTGACTCTACGGTTTACCATTCTTTCTACACATTCTGCCACCTGCTCCACTCTGATTACTATGGTAAGGAGGTCGGTCCATTAGGAATTACTGCTGATCAAATGACCGACGATGTATTTGATTACATTTTCTGCCGCactgaagaaatcaagtCCGACATTCCAGCGGAGAACctgaaaaaattgagaagAGAGTTTGAGTACTTCTACCCCCTAGACATCTCCATTTCTGGTAAAGATTTGATTCCTAACCATCTGACCTTCTGTATCTATGTTCACACAGCTTTGTTCCCCAAGAGATTCTGGCCCAAAGGGATCCGTGCTAATGGTCATTTAATGCTAAACAATGCCAAGATGTCAAAATCCACTGGAAACTTCATGACATTGCACCAAAtagttgaaaagtttggtGCCGATGCTGCTCGTATTGCTTTAGCTGATGCTGGTGATACAACGGAAGATGCCAATCTTGATGAAAGCAATGCCAACGCCGCCATTCTTCGTCTCTTTaccttcaaagaatggGCAGAGGAAATTGTCAAGAATGCTGACTCTCTCAGATCCGGtccaattgaaaagttctttgatgttGCCTTTGAGAATGAGATGAACAGACTGATCGAGGAGACGTACGAACAATACTCCCTGACCAACTTCAAATCTGCCTTAAAATACGGCCTGTTCGATTATCAGACGGCTCGTGATTATTATAGAGAGTCTGTCGGTGCTGGAAACATGCACAGGGACTTAGTTCTTCGATACATTGAGACCCAGGTATTGATGCTTGCTCCAGTTGCTCCTCACTTTGCTGAGTACATTTACCGTGAAGTTTTGCAGAACAAAGGCTCTGTCCAATTTGCTGCTTTCCCAAGAGCTTCAAAGCCTGTCGCCGTTTCTGTAACGAGTGCGCTAGAATATGTTAAGGACCTGCAACGGTCCATCAGAGAGGTTGAAGGTGCTGGactaaagaagaagaagggAAAACAAGAATTAGACCCATCTAAACCTGTCAAGGTTACCTTGTATGTTGCTTCTACCTTCCCTGAATGGCAAACTCAATTTATTGAGCTAGTACGTGAGGCCTTTGAGCAACAAACGTTAGATGATACCAAGAGTTTGAGAGAGAAGATAGAGCCAAAGGAGATAAAACGTGCTATGCCATTTATCTCTATTTTGAAGCAACGTCTGCAACAAGAATCACCAGAAGTTGTGTTCAATAGAGAAGCATCCttcaacgaagaagaaactattAAGAGTGTTCTGCATAACTTGAAGCGCAGTCCAGCTATCCTCAAGGTAGAGCAATTTCAAGTTATATCATTCAAACCAGGATCTAAGATTGGTAAGGATATTGAGACCGGAGGAGATATAGAGATTACTGCCACAGGAAAGGTTGTTGACAGTGCTGTTCCAGGAGAACCTGGTATTAGTATTAAAAACTTGTAG